One Cyanobacteriota bacterium genomic window carries:
- the hemG gene encoding protoporphyrinogen oxidase, translating to MLKQHYSEIIIGAGIAGLSYAYKSTSDFLLIEKSSQLGGSWQSRNYKNSIYEFGPNSFMNRSEGLEAMIDTIGFRDQVISHDFKKSKRYLCQNDQLKLASPGSLIFSDLLSLPAKLSVLREPFLSNKSQSDDESIHDFISRRFNAELADLLGHALKGIWAGDAKMLSAQAALPLLKDLESNYGSILAGFIQKPKSSKQHSKTLQTCSFIKGMSSFCEALGAYIGEEAILRGADARLISYDGERYLLEINSQQITCDHLVLATKAYQAAEFLSVVYPKLSELLNRIYYADIELNAFSLSRNLFNPNLLKTFDAFGFINANADSSLMGTIFSSELFPERRLANELLFTSFSRFARSQSPANELTRILQPYINTKLKVDDFKLIDQQLCKQAIPQYNIGYLSIISQINNELPASLKLLGNYIGGVAFKDTIQRSFELAGQAKSSSARMAL from the coding sequence GTGCTCAAACAACACTACTCAGAAATTATTATTGGTGCCGGGATTGCCGGTCTTAGCTACGCCTATAAATCTACAAGCGATTTTTTATTAATCGAAAAATCTTCTCAGCTTGGCGGTTCTTGGCAAAGTCGCAACTACAAGAATTCCATTTATGAATTTGGTCCTAATTCTTTCATGAACCGTTCTGAAGGACTTGAAGCGATGATTGATACAATTGGTTTTCGTGATCAAGTGATTAGCCATGATTTTAAAAAATCCAAGCGCTATCTCTGTCAGAATGATCAACTCAAGTTGGCGAGTCCTGGTTCGTTGATATTTTCTGATTTGCTGAGTTTGCCAGCGAAGCTCTCGGTTTTGCGTGAGCCTTTTTTATCTAATAAATCACAGAGTGATGATGAGTCAATTCATGACTTCATCTCAAGACGTTTTAATGCAGAGCTGGCTGATTTATTAGGTCACGCGCTCAAGGGTATTTGGGCTGGTGACGCTAAGATGCTTTCTGCTCAGGCTGCATTGCCGTTATTGAAGGATTTGGAATCAAATTATGGATCAATCTTGGCTGGATTTATACAAAAACCCAAGTCTAGTAAACAACATAGCAAGACTTTACAAACTTGTTCTTTTATAAAAGGGATGTCAAGTTTCTGTGAGGCTCTTGGCGCCTATATTGGTGAAGAGGCAATACTACGAGGAGCCGATGCTCGTTTAATTAGTTATGATGGCGAGCGTTACTTGCTTGAAATTAATTCTCAACAAATCACTTGTGATCATTTAGTACTTGCGACCAAGGCTTATCAAGCAGCTGAATTCTTGTCAGTTGTTTATCCCAAGCTCAGTGAGCTATTGAACAGAATCTATTACGCAGATATTGAGCTAAATGCTTTTAGTCTTAGTCGCAATTTATTTAATCCAAACTTACTCAAGACTTTTGATGCTTTTGGTTTTATTAACGCGAATGCGGATTCAAGTCTGATGGGCACTATTTTTTCTTCAGAGCTTTTCCCTGAGAGGCGACTAGCAAATGAGTTATTGTTTACTAGTTTCTCGCGCTTTGCGAGGTCACAGTCTCCTGCAAATGAGTTAACAAGAATACTTCAGCCATACATAAATACCAAACTTAAAGTTGATGATTTCAAACTAATTGATCAGCAATTATGCAAGCAGGCTATTCCTCAGTACAATATCGGTTACCTGAGTATTATCAGCCAGATTAATAATGAACTTCCTGCTAGCCTCAAGCTCTTGGGTAATTATATTGGTGGAGTGGCATTCAAAGATACGATTCAAAGAAGTTTTGAACTTGCGGGCCAAGCTAAAAGCTCTAGTGCTAGAATGGCCTTATGA